The following are encoded together in the Phenylobacterium sp. NIBR 498073 genome:
- a CDS encoding flagellar hook-length control protein FliK translates to MTSPIAGPSAATNGGQGALGGFEALLAAFFGPTDQTAAGAGATAGLFAPPTDAATSESPDGELAPAGEAEPEAPTTAAAPDAMTMAALLIAPQVVPQPQPQAPIAADGEVSGEPPAPTPTAPAAAFAPLAAADAAPVAASKVQTDAPAAASPDLAQPTPVTAETLAAVTPQAKPAVAAEPQTKPKSNGPAVPAPQTQAAQPTPAPQAAVAAAATDAPQAQLAQAEAATPAIADEVKPQEPQQAARPARHADNARRRGDVAHAAAPAPTADGVVSPNAVTAAASAGDAGKAAASLETELAPPAPKDAKSEPAAAADAPDVQLPAHAAPAAHAHVGGQAAPGRVTTSETIANLTAQISKKLEGRATKFDVELTPAGLGHVSVSVEIAASGKMTAAMSFDSPQAAAEVRARSHELQRALEQAGFDLTGGLSFDVNGERGNDGRGLGQQQQQNDGASRGRAFQAVLGTAGEAAETAAVAALQYARRSATGVDIRI, encoded by the coding sequence ATGACGAGCCCGATCGCCGGGCCCTCCGCCGCCACCAACGGCGGCCAGGGCGCGCTGGGCGGTTTCGAGGCGCTGCTGGCCGCGTTCTTCGGGCCGACAGATCAGACCGCCGCCGGCGCCGGCGCCACGGCGGGCCTATTCGCGCCTCCCACCGACGCCGCGACGTCCGAGTCTCCCGACGGCGAGCTGGCCCCCGCCGGCGAGGCGGAGCCTGAAGCGCCGACGACCGCCGCCGCGCCCGACGCCATGACCATGGCCGCCCTGCTCATCGCCCCGCAGGTCGTCCCCCAGCCGCAACCCCAGGCGCCGATCGCCGCCGACGGCGAGGTATCCGGCGAGCCGCCCGCCCCGACGCCCACGGCTCCGGCCGCCGCCTTCGCGCCGCTCGCGGCCGCGGATGCAGCGCCCGTCGCCGCGTCGAAGGTCCAGACCGATGCGCCGGCAGCGGCCTCTCCCGACCTCGCTCAGCCGACGCCGGTAACGGCCGAGACGCTCGCGGCCGTCACGCCCCAGGCCAAGCCCGCCGTCGCCGCTGAGCCGCAGACCAAGCCCAAGTCGAACGGCCCTGCGGTTCCGGCGCCTCAAACCCAAGCCGCGCAGCCGACTCCGGCGCCCCAGGCGGCCGTCGCGGCTGCGGCGACCGACGCGCCGCAAGCCCAGCTCGCCCAGGCCGAGGCCGCCACCCCGGCCATCGCCGACGAGGTCAAGCCGCAGGAGCCGCAACAGGCGGCCCGCCCGGCGCGCCACGCCGACAACGCTCGCCGTCGCGGCGACGTCGCCCACGCCGCCGCCCCCGCTCCGACGGCCGACGGCGTCGTGTCGCCCAATGCGGTGACCGCTGCGGCCAGCGCCGGCGACGCCGGCAAGGCCGCCGCCTCGCTCGAGACCGAACTCGCCCCGCCCGCCCCCAAGGACGCCAAGAGCGAACCGGCCGCCGCCGCCGACGCGCCGGACGTCCAGCTTCCCGCCCATGCAGCTCCCGCCGCCCACGCCCATGTCGGCGGCCAGGCCGCCCCGGGCCGCGTCACCACCTCCGAGACCATCGCCAACCTGACCGCCCAGATCAGCAAGAAGCTGGAAGGCCGGGCCACGAAATTCGACGTTGAGCTGACCCCGGCCGGTCTCGGCCATGTCAGCGTCTCGGTCGAAATCGCCGCCAGCGGCAAGATGACCGCGGCGATGTCGTTCGACTCGCCGCAGGCCGCCGCCGAGGTGCGCGCCCGTTCGCACGAGCTGCAGCGCGCCCTCGAGCAGGCCGGCTTCGACCTGACCGGCGGCCTGTCCTTCGACGTCAACGGCGAGCGCGGCAACGACGGCCGCGGCCTGGGCCAGCAGCAACAGCAGAACGACGGAGCCTCGCGCGGCCGGGCCTTCCAGGCGGTGCTCGGCACCGCCGGCGAGGCGGCCGAGACCGCGGCCGTCGCCGCCCTTCAATACGCCCGCCGGTCCGCGACCGGCGTGGATATTCGGATCTAG
- a CDS encoding acetyl-CoA C-acyltransferase yields MTQAADPVVIASYARTPMGSFQGALSALKATELGAAAVRAAVERAGVSPEAVEQIFMGCVLPAGLGQAPARQAALGAGLPKSVEATTLNKMCGSGMQAAIMAHDALAAGSADIIIAGGMESMTNAPYLLNKHRGGARIGHDTAFDHMYLDGLEDAYEPGRLMGSFADETARAYQFTREAMDEFAISSLARARAATESGAFAREIVPVEVVSRKGSETVATDEQPLKADPAKIPTLKPAFGKDGAITAANASSISDGAAALVMTRASVAEKLGLTVVAKVVSHAAHAHQPGLFTTAPVPAMQKALKKAGWSVGDVDLFEVNEAFAVVAMIAERELGIDRAKLNVNGGACALGHPIGASGARILATLIAALEARGGKRGVASLCIGGGEATAMAVELV; encoded by the coding sequence ATGACCCAAGCCGCCGATCCCGTCGTCATCGCTTCCTACGCCCGCACCCCGATGGGGAGCTTCCAGGGCGCGCTGAGCGCGCTCAAGGCTACCGAGCTCGGGGCCGCCGCCGTGCGCGCGGCGGTCGAGCGGGCAGGGGTCTCGCCCGAGGCGGTAGAGCAGATCTTCATGGGCTGCGTGTTGCCCGCCGGCCTTGGCCAGGCGCCGGCCCGCCAGGCGGCGCTGGGCGCGGGACTGCCGAAGTCGGTCGAGGCCACGACCCTGAACAAGATGTGCGGTTCAGGGATGCAGGCGGCGATCATGGCCCATGACGCCCTGGCGGCCGGCAGCGCGGACATCATCATCGCCGGGGGCATGGAGAGCATGACCAACGCGCCGTACCTGCTGAACAAGCACCGCGGCGGCGCGCGCATCGGTCACGACACGGCCTTCGACCACATGTACCTGGACGGCCTGGAAGACGCCTACGAACCGGGCCGGCTGATGGGCTCGTTCGCCGACGAGACGGCGCGCGCCTACCAGTTCACCCGCGAGGCGATGGACGAGTTCGCGATTTCGTCGCTGGCCCGCGCCCGGGCCGCGACCGAGAGCGGGGCGTTCGCGCGCGAGATCGTTCCGGTCGAGGTCGTGAGCCGCAAGGGCAGCGAGACGGTGGCGACCGACGAGCAGCCGTTGAAGGCCGATCCGGCCAAGATCCCGACCCTGAAGCCGGCGTTCGGCAAGGACGGCGCGATCACCGCGGCCAACGCATCGTCGATCTCGGACGGCGCGGCGGCGCTGGTGATGACCCGCGCCTCGGTCGCCGAGAAGCTGGGCCTGACGGTGGTCGCCAAGGTGGTGAGCCACGCGGCCCACGCCCATCAGCCGGGGCTGTTCACCACTGCTCCGGTGCCGGCGATGCAGAAGGCGCTGAAGAAGGCGGGCTGGAGCGTGGGCGACGTCGACCTGTTCGAGGTCAACGAGGCCTTCGCGGTGGTGGCGATGATCGCCGAGCGTGAACTGGGCATCGACCGCGCCAAGCTGAACGTCAACGGCGGCGCCTGCGCGCTGGGCCACCCGATCGGGGCCAGCGGCGCACGCATCCTGGCCACCCTGATCGCCGCCCTGGAAGCCCGCGGCGGCAAGCGTGGAGTCGCCAGCCTGTGCATCGGCGGCGGCGAGGCCACCGCCATGGCGGTGGAACTGGTCTAG
- the flgK gene encoding flagellar hook-associated protein FlgK, protein MSLTAMLKTASSGLNAAQMNLRVTSDNIANVNTSGYVRKQVDQAPLVVGGKGMGVDIVGVRRITDQYLQLASLTASSDAARWDVFSQYLDNAQSLFGNPGKETFYFSRLDQIFSAFAAAADDPSSSLLRSQGISKVEDFLTETGRINSQINELGETVDARISSDVNRINDLLRQINQMNADISRAKLTSGDASGSENIQSQLVDELSTLMNVQVAQRANGGVTVRSAEGLLLAGDGKAATLTYNRTDATKGYIAVEPDGGVGFAQPIQISGGEIRGLMDLRDETLPGMADQLGEFISRTVEQINAAHNKTTASPPPKALSGRDTGLDLPTAVGGFTGKTTVAILDKDGVLQSRVDIDFDAGTMVPGGAFTPASFLTTLNTAMGGAATASFTDGALSIAGTGDNRLAIDEGTSAKAGRGFSHFFGLNDLVRSGGMMSYETGLRGTDPHGFTPGQTISFRLAQADGKPIRDMTFTVPGPPVTSMNDLVAALNDPATGVGVNGAFSLDAKGALTFTGSAPQNATLSVTQDQTQRGATGPSMSQLFGLGVIERNARAGRFEVDKAIAQDPMKLGLATLDLSVAAGKPAVTAGDGRGARLLAAAGDATTTFSPAGTLGAVTMTLSRYAAEFGGSIGRQAEAADNRKSAAESVSNEAQARRDAIEGVNVDEELVRLTTYQQAFNASARMIQAAKELFDVLTNMV, encoded by the coding sequence GTGTCACTGACGGCTATGCTAAAAACGGCTTCGTCCGGGCTGAACGCGGCCCAGATGAACCTGCGGGTCACGTCGGACAATATCGCCAACGTCAACACGTCCGGCTACGTCCGCAAGCAGGTGGACCAGGCGCCGCTGGTGGTCGGCGGCAAGGGCATGGGCGTCGACATCGTGGGGGTGCGGCGTATCACCGACCAGTACCTGCAGCTGGCCTCGCTCACCGCCTCTTCGGACGCGGCGCGATGGGACGTGTTCTCGCAGTACCTGGACAACGCCCAGAGCCTGTTCGGCAACCCGGGCAAGGAGACCTTTTACTTTTCGCGCCTGGACCAGATCTTCTCGGCCTTCGCGGCGGCGGCGGACGATCCGTCGTCGAGCCTGCTGCGCAGCCAGGGCATCTCGAAGGTCGAGGATTTCCTGACCGAGACCGGCCGGATCAACTCCCAGATCAACGAGCTGGGCGAGACGGTGGACGCGCGGATCTCGTCGGATGTGAACCGCATCAACGACCTGCTGCGCCAGATCAATCAGATGAACGCCGACATCAGTCGCGCGAAGCTGACCAGCGGCGATGCGTCCGGGTCGGAGAACATCCAGAGCCAGCTTGTCGACGAACTGTCGACCCTGATGAATGTGCAGGTGGCCCAGCGCGCCAACGGCGGGGTGACCGTCCGCTCGGCCGAAGGGCTGCTGCTGGCCGGCGACGGCAAGGCTGCGACCCTGACCTACAACCGCACTGACGCCACCAAGGGCTATATCGCGGTCGAGCCGGACGGCGGGGTCGGATTCGCCCAGCCGATCCAGATCTCCGGCGGCGAGATCCGCGGGCTGATGGACCTGCGCGACGAGACCCTGCCGGGGATGGCCGACCAACTCGGCGAGTTCATCTCGCGCACGGTCGAGCAGATCAACGCCGCGCACAACAAGACCACCGCCTCGCCGCCGCCCAAGGCGCTGAGCGGCCGCGACACCGGCCTGGACCTGCCGACCGCGGTGGGCGGCTTCACCGGCAAGACCACGGTGGCGATCCTCGACAAGGACGGCGTGCTGCAAAGCCGCGTCGACATCGATTTCGACGCCGGGACGATGGTCCCGGGCGGCGCGTTCACGCCCGCGAGCTTCCTGACCACGCTCAACACCGCCATGGGCGGGGCCGCGACGGCGTCGTTCACCGACGGGGCTTTGAGCATCGCCGGGACCGGCGACAACCGGCTGGCCATCGACGAAGGCACGTCGGCCAAGGCCGGCCGCGGCTTCTCGCATTTCTTCGGCCTCAACGACCTCGTCCGCTCCGGTGGGATGATGAGCTACGAGACCGGCCTGAGGGGGACCGACCCGCACGGGTTCACCCCCGGCCAGACGATCAGCTTCCGGCTGGCCCAGGCCGACGGCAAGCCGATCCGCGACATGACCTTCACCGTGCCGGGACCGCCGGTCACCTCAATGAACGATCTGGTCGCCGCCCTGAACGACCCGGCGACCGGGGTCGGCGTCAACGGCGCCTTCAGCCTGGACGCCAAGGGCGCACTGACCTTCACGGGCTCGGCGCCCCAGAACGCGACGCTGTCGGTGACGCAGGACCAGACACAGCGCGGGGCCACCGGGCCGTCGATGAGCCAGCTGTTCGGCCTGGGCGTGATCGAACGCAACGCCCGCGCTGGCCGCTTCGAAGTGGACAAGGCGATCGCCCAGGACCCGATGAAGCTCGGCCTGGCGACGCTGGACCTGTCGGTGGCGGCGGGCAAGCCGGCGGTCACGGCCGGCGACGGCCGCGGCGCGCGGCTGCTGGCGGCGGCGGGCGACGCGACCACGACCTTCTCGCCGGCGGGCACGCTCGGCGCGGTGACCATGACCCTTTCGCGCTATGCGGCCGAGTTCGGCGGCTCCATCGGCCGCCAGGCCGAGGCGGCCGATAACCGCAAGAGCGCGGCGGAGTCGGTATCCAACGAGGCCCAGGCGCGCCGTGACGCGATCGAGGGCGTGAACGTGGACGAGGAACTCGTCCGCCTGACGACTTATCAACAGGCCTTCAACGCTTCGGCCCGCATGATCCAGGCGGCCAAGGAGCTGTTCGACGTCCTGACGAACATGGTTTAA
- a CDS encoding GNAT family N-acetyltransferase, with product MSSELRDNKVEQRFEMTEQGMTSWADYRLAGDRLFIDHVESPVPLRGTGASGRLMAALAADARARGLKIVPICGFAAAWLRRSHEFRGLLA from the coding sequence ATGAGCAGCGAACTTCGCGATAACAAGGTCGAGCAGCGGTTCGAGATGACCGAGCAGGGCATGACCTCCTGGGCCGACTATCGCCTGGCCGGCGACCGGCTGTTCATCGATCATGTCGAAAGCCCGGTCCCGCTGCGCGGCACGGGCGCGTCAGGCCGGCTGATGGCGGCGCTAGCCGCCGACGCCCGCGCGCGCGGCCTGAAGATCGTGCCGATCTGCGGGTTCGCCGCCGCCTGGCTGCGGCGTAGTCACGAGTTTCGGGGCCTGTTGGCTTAG
- the mnmA gene encoding tRNA 2-thiouridine(34) synthase MnmA — MNALFADAAVEAARAAVGLKPGARVVAAMSGGVDSTVTAALLARAGYDVVGVTLQLYDHGAAIQKKGACCAGQDIHDARTAADVIGIPHYVLDYESKFKQQVIEDFADAYLRGETPVPCIRCNQTVKFRDLLDVARDLGAEAMATGHYVQRAEGRDGAQLLRASDPARDQSYFLFATTREQLDFLRFPLGGLPKPEVRRVAAQLGLAAADKPDSQDICFVPEGRYTTVIDRLRPQGAEAGDVVHMDGRVLGRHEGVTRYTIGQRRGLNIAVGDPLFVVKIDAEKRQVVVGPREVLLTSALTLKETNWLGEGDDMAGAAGRPVLARVRSTREPVPGRLAVRGGVAAVELDTPEEGVAPGQACVLYAPEQPERVLGGGFIDKTERAI; from the coding sequence ATGAACGCGCTTTTCGCAGACGCCGCCGTGGAAGCCGCGCGCGCCGCCGTGGGCCTGAAGCCCGGCGCGCGGGTGGTCGCGGCCATGTCCGGCGGTGTGGACTCCACCGTCACCGCCGCCCTGCTGGCCAGGGCCGGCTACGACGTGGTGGGCGTGACGCTGCAGCTCTACGACCACGGCGCGGCGATCCAGAAGAAGGGCGCCTGCTGCGCGGGCCAGGACATCCATGACGCGCGGACCGCCGCCGACGTCATCGGCATCCCGCACTACGTCCTCGACTACGAAAGCAAGTTCAAACAGCAGGTCATCGAGGACTTCGCCGACGCCTATCTGCGCGGCGAGACCCCGGTCCCGTGCATCCGCTGCAATCAGACGGTGAAGTTCCGCGACCTTCTGGACGTGGCGCGCGACCTGGGCGCCGAGGCCATGGCGACCGGCCACTATGTCCAGCGCGCCGAGGGGCGCGACGGGGCGCAGCTGCTGCGCGCCAGCGATCCGGCCCGCGACCAGAGCTACTTCCTGTTCGCGACCACCCGCGAACAGCTCGATTTCCTGCGCTTTCCGCTGGGCGGCCTGCCCAAGCCGGAGGTGCGGCGGGTGGCGGCGCAGCTCGGTCTCGCCGCGGCGGACAAGCCCGACAGCCAGGACATCTGCTTCGTGCCGGAAGGCCGCTACACCACGGTGATCGACCGTCTGCGGCCGCAGGGCGCGGAGGCCGGCGATGTCGTGCACATGGACGGCCGCGTGCTCGGCCGCCACGAGGGGGTGACCCGCTATACGATCGGCCAGCGCCGCGGCCTGAACATCGCGGTCGGCGATCCGCTGTTCGTGGTCAAGATCGACGCCGAAAAGCGCCAGGTGGTCGTGGGCCCCCGCGAGGTGCTGCTGACCAGCGCGCTGACGCTGAAGGAAACCAACTGGCTGGGCGAAGGCGACGACATGGCCGGCGCCGCCGGTCGGCCGGTGCTGGCGCGCGTGCGCTCGACCCGCGAGCCGGTCCCTGGCCGCCTGGCCGTGCGCGGCGGCGTCGCGGCGGTCGAGCTCGACACTCCCGAAGAAGGCGTGGCCCCTGGCCAGGCCTGCGTGCTCTATGCGCCCGAGCAGCCGGAACGGGTGCTGGGCGGCGGCTTCATCGACAAGACCGAGCGGGCGATCTAG
- the uvrB gene encoding excinuclease ABC subunit UvrB, with protein MSASFDYDETAMPMLWKPHRPARPEKSEGGKRFKLVSDFQPAGDQPTAIADLVAGLEGREQDQVLLGVTGSGKTFTMAKVIEETQRPALILAPNKTLAAQLYSEFKAFFPDNAVEFFVSYYDYYQPEAYVPRTDTYIEKDSSINEQIDRMRHSATRAILERDDVIVVASVSCIYGIGSVETYTAMTFTIEPGQRLDEKQLMADLVALQYKRNDQAFERGSFRRRGDTIEVFPAHYEDRAWRISLFGDEVEAISEFDPLTGKKTADLEGIKIYANSHHVTPRPTLNQAVIQIRDELKERLDWLVANGKLLEAQRLEQRTTFDLEMIQATGSCAGIENYSRFLSGRRPGEPPPTFFEYIPENALLFIDESHQAVPQIGAMYRGDYRRKFTLAEYGFRLPSCLDNRPLKFEEWDAMRPQTVNVSATPAAWELERSGGVFAEQVIRPTGLIDPPVEVRPVSKDNHSQVDDVIAEARDTIARGYRTLITVLTKKMAEDLTEYMHEQGLRVRYMHSDIDTMERIEIIRDLRLGAFDVLIGINLLREGLDIPEVGLVAILDADKEGFLRSETSLIQTIGRAARNVDGKVILYADHITGSMERAMAETQRRREKQEAYNLEHGITPESVKSQIKEILASPYEKDRVLVPAGVAEEAGKPFLGDNFKATLRDLEAKMRQAAADLEFETAARLRDEIKRLKLLDLEFANDALTGEGETADREVVKKVRAEARAEAQERFRKGKR; from the coding sequence ATGTCGGCGAGCTTCGACTACGACGAAACCGCCATGCCGATGCTGTGGAAGCCGCACCGGCCCGCCCGCCCGGAGAAGTCCGAAGGCGGCAAGCGGTTCAAGCTGGTCAGCGACTTCCAGCCGGCCGGCGACCAGCCGACCGCTATCGCCGACCTCGTGGCCGGCCTGGAGGGCCGCGAGCAGGACCAGGTGCTGCTGGGCGTCACCGGCTCGGGCAAGACCTTCACCATGGCCAAGGTGATCGAGGAGACCCAGCGACCGGCGCTGATCCTCGCGCCCAACAAGACCCTGGCCGCCCAGCTCTATTCCGAGTTCAAGGCCTTTTTCCCCGACAACGCCGTCGAGTTCTTCGTCTCGTACTACGACTACTATCAGCCCGAGGCCTACGTGCCGCGGACCGACACCTACATCGAGAAGGACTCGTCGATTAACGAGCAGATCGACCGGATGCGCCACTCGGCCACCCGCGCGATCCTCGAACGCGACGACGTCATCGTCGTGGCCAGCGTCAGCTGCATCTACGGCATCGGCTCGGTCGAGACCTATACCGCCATGACCTTCACCATCGAGCCCGGCCAGCGGCTCGACGAGAAGCAGCTCATGGCCGACCTGGTGGCCCTGCAGTACAAGCGCAACGATCAGGCGTTCGAGCGCGGCTCGTTCCGCCGCCGCGGCGACACCATCGAAGTCTTCCCCGCCCACTATGAGGACCGCGCCTGGCGCATCTCCCTGTTCGGCGACGAGGTCGAGGCGATCAGCGAGTTCGACCCGCTGACCGGCAAGAAGACCGCCGACCTCGAAGGCATCAAGATCTACGCCAACAGCCACCACGTCACGCCGCGCCCCACGCTCAACCAGGCAGTCATTCAGATCCGCGACGAGCTCAAGGAACGGCTCGACTGGCTGGTCGCCAACGGCAAGCTGCTGGAAGCCCAGCGGCTGGAACAGCGCACCACCTTCGACCTGGAGATGATCCAGGCCACCGGCTCCTGCGCCGGCATCGAGAACTACAGCCGCTTCCTCTCCGGCCGCCGACCGGGCGAGCCGCCGCCGACCTTCTTCGAGTACATTCCCGAGAACGCCCTGCTGTTCATCGACGAAAGCCACCAGGCGGTGCCGCAGATCGGGGCCATGTACCGCGGCGACTACCGGCGCAAGTTCACCCTGGCCGAGTACGGCTTCCGCCTGCCCTCCTGCCTCGACAACCGCCCGCTCAAGTTCGAGGAGTGGGACGCGATGCGGCCGCAGACGGTCAACGTCTCGGCCACCCCGGCGGCCTGGGAGCTGGAGCGGTCCGGTGGCGTCTTCGCCGAGCAGGTGATCCGCCCCACCGGCCTGATCGACCCGCCGGTCGAGGTGCGCCCGGTCTCCAAGGACAATCACAGCCAGGTCGACGACGTCATCGCCGAGGCGCGCGACACGATCGCCCGCGGCTACCGCACCCTGATCACCGTCCTGACGAAGAAGATGGCCGAGGACCTGACCGAGTACATGCACGAGCAGGGCCTGCGCGTGCGCTACATGCACTCGGACATCGACACCATGGAGCGCATCGAGATCATCCGCGACCTGCGGCTCGGGGCGTTCGACGTGCTGATCGGCATCAACCTGCTGCGCGAGGGCCTCGACATCCCCGAGGTCGGGCTGGTCGCCATCCTCGACGCCGACAAGGAAGGCTTCCTGCGCTCGGAGACCTCGCTGATCCAGACCATCGGCCGCGCAGCCCGGAACGTCGACGGCAAGGTCATCCTCTACGCCGACCACATCACCGGCTCGATGGAACGGGCCATGGCCGAGACCCAGCGCCGCCGCGAGAAGCAGGAGGCCTACAACCTCGAGCACGGCATCACGCCCGAGAGCGTGAAGAGCCAGATCAAGGAGATCCTCGCCTCCCCCTACGAGAAGGACCGCGTGCTGGTCCCGGCCGGCGTCGCCGAGGAGGCCGGCAAGCCGTTCCTGGGCGACAACTTCAAGGCCACCCTGCGCGACCTCGAGGCCAAGATGCGCCAGGCCGCCGCCGACCTGGAGTTCGAGACCGCCGCGCGCCTGCGCGACGAGATCAAGCGTCTCAAGCTGCTCGACCTGGAGTTCGCCAACGACGCCCTCACCGGCGAGGGCGAGACCGCCGACCGCGAGGTGGTCAAGAAGGTCCGCGCCGAGGCCCGGGCCGAAGCTCAGGAGCGGTTCCGCAAGGGGAAACGCTAG
- a CDS encoding flagellin: protein MYRVTTGGNYSLVLRNIMLAQQKQMNAGDRVATQENGANLKDYSRNAEMLTAMRSVETRIGGYLDQNKLIADKLTTQDFAMTQLGDAAAGTKQAIEEAIATGRTDTLMQEIEAQFRNAVSSMNSRYGGKYLFAGGKIDTMPVTADALSDLTNPLTPLISDFFQNDDFITEHKVDDATTVKTGLLADNLGTDLLQAFKTLQAFHEATPFGGTMTDAQRTFLTNELANWDSVSSDIIDKTARNGMVQARVDDVKVDLTARQNSLKGMIGDIVDANMPVASVELEKATLALQASTQVFITLRDSSLLNALK, encoded by the coding sequence ATGTATCGCGTCACGACCGGCGGCAATTACAGCCTGGTTCTTCGGAACATCATGCTGGCCCAGCAGAAGCAGATGAACGCGGGCGACCGCGTGGCGACCCAGGAAAACGGGGCGAACCTGAAGGATTACTCGCGCAACGCCGAGATGCTCACGGCCATGCGTTCGGTGGAGACCCGTATCGGCGGCTATCTCGACCAGAACAAACTGATCGCCGACAAGCTGACCACCCAGGACTTCGCGATGACCCAGCTGGGCGACGCGGCGGCCGGCACCAAGCAGGCGATCGAGGAGGCCATCGCCACCGGCCGCACCGACACCCTGATGCAGGAGATCGAGGCGCAGTTCCGCAACGCCGTGTCGTCCATGAACTCGCGGTATGGCGGCAAGTACCTGTTCGCCGGCGGCAAGATCGACACCATGCCGGTCACCGCCGACGCGCTGTCGGACCTGACCAACCCGCTGACCCCGCTGATCTCCGACTTCTTCCAGAACGACGACTTCATCACCGAGCACAAGGTCGACGACGCCACCACGGTGAAGACAGGACTGCTGGCCGACAACCTGGGGACCGACCTGCTGCAGGCCTTCAAGACCCTGCAGGCGTTCCACGAGGCGACGCCGTTCGGCGGCACGATGACCGACGCCCAGCGGACCTTCCTGACCAACGAGCTGGCCAACTGGGACTCGGTGTCCAGCGACATCATCGACAAGACCGCCCGCAACGGGATGGTGCAGGCGCGGGTGGACGACGTGAAGGTCGATCTGACCGCCCGGCAGAACAGCCTGAAGGGCATGATCGGCGATATCGTCGACGCCAACATGCCGGTGGCCTCGGTCGAGCTGGAGAAGGCGACGTTGGCGCTGCAGGCCTCGACCCAGGTGTTCATCACCCTGCGCGACTCCTCGCTGCTGAACGCGCTGAAGTAA
- a CDS encoding flagellar hook assembly protein FlgD → MAIDATAAAGNASASSTGRTRLADSYETFMNLLTAQIKNQDPLSPMDSTQFTQQLVQMTGVEQQLLTNDLLEKLVTNTGSGIQTSVSLLGREVRALHNEAKLSAGKADWSYKLDREATEVTIEVVNSLGKVVQVEKASGDDLKAGDHTYSWNGKDRTGAQLPNGDTYTLRITAKDSAGATVGVTNFIKGVVTGVEQTDGKTLITINGVQIGWEKVTSIAEAPQQTAAADTNPDNSDSDNPPSEQAAT, encoded by the coding sequence ATGGCGATCGACGCGACCGCAGCGGCCGGCAACGCCAGCGCCTCGAGCACCGGGCGCACGCGCCTGGCCGACAGCTACGAGACGTTCATGAACCTCCTGACCGCGCAGATCAAAAACCAGGATCCGCTGTCACCAATGGACTCGACCCAGTTCACCCAGCAGCTGGTCCAGATGACCGGCGTGGAACAGCAGCTGCTGACCAACGATCTGCTCGAAAAGCTCGTGACCAACACCGGCTCGGGCATCCAGACCTCGGTCAGCCTGCTGGGTCGCGAGGTCCGCGCCCTGCACAACGAAGCCAAGCTCTCAGCCGGCAAGGCCGACTGGTCCTACAAGCTCGACCGGGAGGCGACAGAGGTGACCATCGAGGTGGTCAACAGCCTCGGCAAGGTCGTCCAGGTCGAGAAGGCCAGCGGCGACGACCTCAAGGCCGGCGACCACACCTATTCGTGGAACGGCAAGGACCGCACCGGCGCCCAGCTGCCGAACGGCGACACCTACACCCTGCGCATCACCGCCAAGGACTCGGCGGGCGCGACTGTCGGCGTCACCAACTTCATCAAGGGCGTCGTCACCGGCGTCGAACAGACCGACGGCAAGACCCTGATCACCATCAACGGCGTGCAGATCGGCTGGGAAAAGGTCACCTCGATCGCCGAGGCGCCCCAGCAGACGGCCGCCGCCGATACGAACCCCGACAACTCGGACAGCGACAACCCGCCGTCCGAACAGGCCGCCACCTGA